From Melitaea cinxia chromosome 3, ilMelCinx1.1, whole genome shotgun sequence, one genomic window encodes:
- the LOC123668400 gene encoding uncharacterized protein LOC123668400, translating into MDCGKCNRYINDKEMLKCATCNICLHYQCADFSEIEFKKILPMNKMKWKCQNCKSKKHGTSSVTHSPKIQPTSLNNLNVDPQSQALMQYFDAKFETLRQQWRADLQVAIQEVSSSIKQDIESLASRLAASETRIIELEHTITSMSSSQSNFNDVMQENSQLRTDLECLQAKFDDLDQVSRSCNVEIQNIPEKKAENLVHLSIQIGKLIGIDIKESDIRSVHRVAPGKPSNRPKNIVLQLSTRRLRDDVIAAARARRSLTVASLLGPPKSAAATATNQDARFYINEHLTLKNKLLFSTARQHAKAKNYKYIWVKNHCILLRKSDEARVVHIRCSSDLKKIL; encoded by the coding sequence ATGGATTGTGGCAAGTGTAACAGATACATTAATGATAAGGAAATGTTGAAATGCGCAACATGCAACATATGTTTGCACTACCAATGCGCAGATTTCTCCGagatcgaatttaaaaaaatattacccatGAACAAAATGAAATGGAAATGCCAAAACTGTAAGTCCAAAAAACATGGTACGTCATCCGTAACTCACTCTCCTAAGATACAACCGACgtcactaaataatttaaatgtcgaCCCGCAATCGCAGGCACTAATGCAATACTTTGATGCCAAATTCGAAACATTAAGGCAACAATGGCGTGCTGACCTTCAGGTTGCGATTCAGGAAGTATCTTCGTCGATCAAGCAGGACATCGAAAGCCTAGCATCGCGTTTGGCTGCATCAGAAACACGAATAATTGAATTAGAACATACAATAACATCTATGTCGTCTTCACAATCAAATTTCAATGATGTGATGCAGGAGAACAGTCAATTGCGCACGGACCTGGAATGTTTACAGGCTAAGTTTGATGACCTAGACCAGGTTTCTCGTAGCTGTAATGtggaaatacaaaatattcccGAGAAAAAGGCTGAAAATCTCGTTCATTTATCTATCCAAATAGGAAAGTTAATTGGTATTGACATTAAAGAAAGCGACATTCGGTCCGTCCATCGGGTAGCCCCCGGCAAACCTAGCAACCGTCCAAAAAATATTGTACTTCAACTTAGTACACGCCGGCTGCGCGATGATGTGATTGCcgctgcgcgcgcgcgccgctctCTCACTGTGGCTTCGCTTCTCGGCCCGCCCAAGTCTGCCGCCGCCACTGCTACGAATCAGGATGCCCGCTTTTATATAAACGAACATTTAACgctcaaaaataaattgttatttagcaCCGCTAGGCAGCACGCAAAGGCtaaaaattataagtacatTTGGGTGAAAAATCATTGCATTCTATTAAGGAAAAGTGACGAAGCGCGAGTGGTACATATCCGATGTAGTAgtgatttaaagaaaatattgtga